The Malus sylvestris chromosome 12, drMalSylv7.2, whole genome shotgun sequence genome contains a region encoding:
- the LOC126593484 gene encoding uncharacterized protein LOC126593484: MNELLRWTGLRWKGLRWIGLLALTAMEGVSPDQESVGSGTKRSSASSGSRSRNCKEFLHRFVDSGMLTAQLEDWFESISSESEPKKPAFDVPFEMIELQKFDYALEGISFQQVIRMPNSVYASTSDAVEATAYLAIEDFLHAGAKGLWEAFWNQDGPMPFSVACLYNENLKFYQAEKAVADGKLGGLCATGLLLTNPRHPRGRWDHILELSLLRPDIRNFSMDSDGQLSLSVLGEALFYAIRVLLSRSLSRMNYSQSSNSVFILLVDSQYGGVVKVEGDVNKMVFDANNVYECAAEWITNHSRIAVSSIDRIWNKVGNANWGDVGALQVLFATFHCIVQFAGFPKHSVEDLAADHGPRLQARRTERQLGNSRANGNGLYRFQQRSVSPEIVEVQDDSAKIETKQLMKLEVGSVLWLEDSNWQKGYHISQVLNNNEHPYYIASPVEEPQKSFFLYVGSHPSQLEPAWEDMNLWYQVQRQTKILTIMKQKGLSSKYLPQLSASGRIIHPGQCQKPSSGGNCDHPWCGTPILVTSPVGETVAHMISEARFGMEDAIRCCHDCLSALSTATSAGIRHGDIRPENVICVRSAEKQPYFVLIGWGRAILDDRDRPSMNLHFSSTYALQEGKLCSASDAESLVYMLYISCGGVLPDLDSVEGALQWRETYWSRRLIQQKLGEASTVLKAFADYVDSLCGTPYPMDYDIWLRRLRRNINEDDSGKEIDTSG, encoded by the coding sequence GTGTGTCCCCAGACCAGGAATCGGTTGGGTCTGGGACAAAGAGGTCTAGTGCATCATCTGGCAGTAGGTCTCGTAACTGCAAGGAGTTTCTTCATAGATTTGTAGACAGTGGCATGCTTACTGCACAACTGGAAGACTGGTTTGAATCTATATCCAGTGAATCAGAACCAAAGAAACCGGCCTTTGATGTGCCTTTTGAGATGATAGAACTTCAAAAGTTTGACTATGCATTGGAAGGGATTTCATTTCAGCAGGTGATTAGGATGCCCAATTCCGTTTACGCTTCAACATCTGATGCTGTTGAAGCAACTGCTTATCTTGCCATTGAAGATTTTTTACATGCTGGTGCGAAGGGATTGTGGGAAGCATTCTGGAATCAGGATGGACCCATGCCTTTTTCTGTTGCTTGTCTATACAATGAAAACTTAAAATTCTACCAGGCTGAGAAGGCAGTTGCGGATGGTAAGCTTGGAGGTCTTTGCGCTACTGGTTTATTGCTTACAAACCCTAGACATCCCCGTGGGAGGTGGGATCATATTCTTGAACTGTCTCTTTTAAGGCCTGATATCAGAAACTTTTCCATGGATAGTGACGGGCAGCTTTCTCTATCTGTTTTAGGCGAGGCCCTTTTCTATGCTATTCGTGTACTATTATCAAGAAGCTTGAGCAGAATGAACTACTCTCAGAGTTCAAACTCTGTGTTTATTCTTCTTGTTGATTCTCAGTATGGTGGAGTAGTAAAGGTTGAAGGAGATGTAAATAAGATGGTGTTTGATGCCAATAATGTTTACGAATGTGCTGCTGAATGGATTACAAATCATTCTAGGATTGCAGTCTCGTCGATTGATAGGATCTGGAACAAGGTTGGAAATGCCAACTGGGGAGACGTTGGTGCCTTACAGGTACTTTTTGCTACCTTCCATTGTATCGTGCAATTTGCTGGATTTCCCAAGCACTCGGTAGAGGATTTAGCTGCTGATCATGGTCCTCGCCTCCAAGCAAGAAGGACTGAGAGGCAGTTGGGGAATTCCCGGGCGAATGGAAATGGTCTTTATCGGTTCCAGCAGCGTAGTGTGTCCCCTGAAATTGTTGAAGTTCAGgatgattctgcaaaaattgaGACCAAACAGTTAATGAAGCTAGAAGTAGGATCTGTATTATGGTTGGAGGATTCTAACTGGCAAAAGGGTTACCATATCAGTCAAGTCTTGAATAATAATGAACATCCATATTACATTGCATCTCCCGTTGAAGAACCTCAGAAAAGTTTCTTTCTATATGTTGGTTCTCATCCTTCCCAGCTGGAGCCTGCATGGGAGGATATGAATCTGTGGTATCAAGTTCAGAGGCAGACGAAAATATTGACTATTATGAAACAGAAAGGTCTCTCTAGCAAGTATCTACCTCAGTTAAGTGCTTCTGGCAGGATTATTCACCCTGGTCAGTGTCAGAAACCCAGCTCGGGTGGAAACTGTGATCACCCCTGGTGTGGCACCCCGATTCTTGTGACCAGCCCAGTTGGCGAAACAGTGGCTCATATGATAAGCGAGGCCAGATTTGGTATGGAGGACGCGATCAGGTGTTGCCATGATTGCTTATCTGCACTTTCAACTGCTACTTCTGCAGGAATTCGCCATGGAGACATCAGGCCTGAGAATGTGATTTGTGTCAGGTCTGCCGAGAAGCAAccttattttgttcttattggTTGGGGACGTGCTATTCTTGACGATAGGGACCGCCCTTCAATGAACCTTCATTTCTCTTCAACTTATGCTCTCCAGGAGGGAAAGCTATGCTCAGCTTCAGATGCAGAGAGCCTTGTTTACATGCTTTATATTTCCTGTGGTGGGGTTTTACCTGATCTTGATTCGGTTGAGGGGGCACTGCAGTGGAGAGAGACTTATTGGTCCAGGAGATTAATTCAGCAGAAGTTAGGTGAGGCCTCAACCGTTTTGAAAGCGTTTGCCGATTATGTTGATAGTCTATGTGGGACACCATATCCCATGGACTATGATATATGGCTAAGAAGGTTGAGGAGAAACATAAATGAGGATGATTCTGGGAAGGAAATTGATACATCGGGGTAA